A genome region from Heteronotia binoei isolate CCM8104 ecotype False Entrance Well chromosome 19, APGP_CSIRO_Hbin_v1, whole genome shotgun sequence includes the following:
- the BNC1 gene encoding zinc finger protein basonuclin-1 produces MLPSRPMVLPEKKDSAIRCTLVNCSCQHFKPGKINQRQCDQCRHGWVAHALSKLRIPNLYPTTQVEIVQSNVVFDISSLMLYGTQAVPVRLKILLDRLFSVLKQEEVVQILHALDWTLQDYIRGYVLQDASGKVLDHWSIMTSEEELATLQQFLRFGETKSIVELMAIQEKEGQSIVIPTAAPNMDIRAFIESYNQRSPNIPSMDKMNPANIHHFESVVNNMAFMLPLQFFSPMPPPLIGTLPERLLMEQTQDQSSELKQDVQVPFSESSFLNCSSSFQAEKEKGRDSPDITSDSEDNILPSESTSRNTVTKLEMSRGSPESKMKSADKNGTSIRKGRVYCTACEKTFYDKGTLKIHYNAVHLKIKHKCTIEGCNMVFSSLRSRNRHSANPNPRLHMPMNRNNRDKDLRNGLTITGLEDNKRTDFAILPPDTRSISSYANSCTDAKVQQNFHSTGQNGILFPNLKTVQPVLPFYRSPVTPAELANTPGTLPSLPLVSSSIPEPLNSNESAFDLLPKKKSRKSSMPIKIEKEAVETTSVTNEVASSEDDMPTQAVSAGHVEMCESRIETDKNHPVEKQSHSGNSWKSVSEVGELKYFESAKPNDTCNIMDRSQFPEKEKPEQSQVLKMVPHPKVYEDTNQHSDVIKAVTESQVYFKEKLNYRIPINDCTRLQHQLLIGEGFNTLAKQSVPVSDFEDFKAMDHVSQHVLGIQTEDSRFHCDICQKTFKNPYSVKMHFKNVHLKEMHICTVEGCNAAFPSRRSRDRHSSNLNLHHKLLTKDPLEKDNHFNAAYLLKDIPKEVCPDDSLKGHVGQQTSVIFKGMNRTGSLVFPMSKTVESYPESYRYHSENDGAVLDLSTTSSIKSESSTHSSWDSDGGNDDGFGPLEDSDESSESTGLAPNEELYQDGILMEKSNPSFSNIPSSLSITCHLCQKSYSNKGTFRAHYKTVHLRQLHKCKVPGCNTMFSSVRSRNRHSQNPNLHKSLVRSTNSPK; encoded by the exons GCTATCCGGTGCACTCTGGTAAATTGCAGCTGTCAGCATTTTAAACCCGGGAAAATAAACCAACGACAATGTGACCAGTGTCGACATGGATGGGTAGCACATG CTTTAAGCAAACTAAGGATTCCCAATCTATACCCAACAACCCAAGTAGAAATAGTCCAATCAAATGTGGTTTTTGATATAAGCAGCCTCATGCTGTATGGAACTCAAGCCGTTCCTGTTCGTCTCAAAATACTCTTAGATCGGCTTTTCAGTGTCCTAAAGCAAGAAGAAGTAGTACAGATTCTCCATGCGCTCGACTGGACTCTTCAAGACTACATACGTGGATATGTCTTACAA GATGCTTCAGGAAAGGTGCTGGATCACTGGAGTATCATGACCAGTGAAGAAGAGCTTGCTACTTTGCAGCAGTTTCTTCGTTTTGGTGAAACCAAGTCCATTGTGGAGCTGATGGCAATTCAAGAGAAAGAAGGACAATCCATTGTAATCCCCACAGCAGCACCCAATATGGATATTAGGGCATTTATAGAAAGTTACAATCAGAGGAGTCCAAATATTCCATCCATGGACAAGATGAACCCCGCTAACATCCATCACTTTGAAAGTGTTGTTAACAATATGGCTTTCATGCTGCCTTTGCAGTTTTTCAGTCCCATGCCCCCACCCCTGATAGGTACACTGCCAGAAAGGCTTTTGATGGAGCAAACTCAGGACCAGAGCAGTGAACTTAAACAAGATGTTCAGGTGCCATTCTCTGAAAGCAGCTTCTTAAATTGCAGCTCTTCGTTTCAAGCTGAAAAGGAAAAAGGCAGAGACAGCCCTGATATCACTTCAGATTCTGAGGACAATATTCTGCCAAGTGAGTCTACTTCCCGAAATACAGTCACAAAGCTTGAAATGAGCCGGGGATCTCCAGAGAGCAAGATGAAATCTGCTGACAAAAATGGCACCAGCATAAGAAAAGGACGTGTATATTGTACAGCATGTGAGAAGACATTTTATGATAAGGGGACTCTCAAGATCCACTATAATGCTGTCCATCTGAAAATCAAACATAAGTGTACAATTGAAGGCTGCAACATGGTGTTCAGCTCCCTGCGGAGTCGTAACCGACATAGTGCCAATCCCAACCCTAGACTTCACATGCCAATGAACAGAAACAACCGAGATAAAGACCTGCGAAATGGACTGACCATCACTGGACTGGAAGACAACAAACGGACAGACTTTGCCATTTTACCTCCAGATACTAGATCCATTTCAAGTTATGCTAACTCTTGTACTGATGCGAAGGTACAGCAGAATTTTCACAGTACAGGACAAAACGGTATTCTGTTTCCAAACCTTAAGACTGTCCAACCAGTTCTTCCATTCTATCGCAGCCCAGTCACTCCAGCTGAGCTTGCAAACACACCAGGTACACTTCCTTCTCTACCTCTGGTTTCCTCATCAATACCTGAACCACTGAATTCTAATGAGTCAGCCTTTGATTTGCTGCCCAAGAAGAAATCTCGGAAATCTAGTATGCCCATCAAGATAGAGAAAGAAGCTGTTGAAACAACTAGTGTAACCAATGAAGTTGCCAGCTCAGAAGATGACATGCCTACACAGGCGGTAAGTGCAGGGCATGTTGAAATGTGTGAGTCTAGGATAGAAACAGATAAGAATCACCCAGTGGAAAAGCAATCTCATTCAGGTAACTCATGGAAATCAGTTTCTGAAGTTGGGGAACTAAAATATTTTGAATCTGCCAAGCCAAATGACACATGCAACATCATGGACAGATCACAGTTTCCTGAGAAAGAGAAGCCAGAACAAAGCCAAGTGTTAAAAATGGTTCCTCATCCAAAGGTATATGAAGATACAAACCAACACAGTGATGTGATCAAAGCAGTGACTGAATCACAGGTCTATTTTAAAGAAAAGTTGAATTACAGGATTCCTATAAATGACTGCACTAGATTGCAACACCAGTTGCTGATTGGGGAGGGTTTCAACACATTGGCCAAACAAAGTGTTCCTGTTTCTGATTTTGAGGACTTTAAAGCTATGGATCATGTCAGTCAACATGTGTTAGGGATTCAGACAGAAGACAGCCGCTTCCATTGTGACATCTGTCAGAAGACCTTTAAAAACCCATACAGtgtaaaaatgcattttaaaaacgtACACCTGAAAGAAATGCATATTTGCACAGTGGAGGGTTGTAATGCTGCTTTTCCGTCTCGTAGAAGTCGAGACAG ACATAGCTCTAATCTAAACCTTCACCATAAACTTTTAACCAAAGATCCTTTGGAAAAGGACAACCATTTCAATGCAGCATACCTCTTGAAGGACATTCCTAAAGAAGTTTGCCCAGATGACTCTTTGAAAGGTCACGTAGGACAACAGACTTCTGTCATATTTAAAGGCATGAACAGGACTGGTAGCCTCGTTTTCCCAATGAGCAAGACTGTAGAGTCCTATCCTGAGAGCTACAGGTATCACTCAGAGAATGATGGAGCTGTCCTGGATTTAAGCACTACATCTAGCATCAAGTCAGAGAGCAGCACACATTCTTCTTGGGATTCTGACGGGGGCAATGATGACGGTTTTGGACCTTTGGAAGACAGTGATGAAAGCAGTGAAAGTACAGGCTTAGCACCAAACGAAGAGCTTTATCAGGATGGTATTCTAATGGAGAAATCGAACCCAAGCTTTTCAAACATACCTTCCAGTTTGTCGATCACCTGTCATCTATGCCAAAAAAGTTACAGTAATAAAGGAACTTTCAGGGCCCATTACAAAACTGTGCACCTACGACAGCTACACAAATGCAAAGTCCCTGGGTGTAACACAATGTTTTCATCAGTTCGCAGCCGAAACAGGCACAGCCAGAACCCTAATCTACATAAGAGTTTGGTCAGATCAACAAATAGCCCCAAGTAA